One stretch of Marinitoga litoralis DNA includes these proteins:
- a CDS encoding DUF6672 family protein: MNRRLIFRISFIFALILLGVILFYIGQQHKVFVDNKSFKDYKYINDTLIVKVDDIELKLRKNSRKVANVVGPKHKITFEYNGQVIEKEFKIPINQNAIINIPALINGDEDYISYDSMRK; the protein is encoded by the coding sequence GATTAATTTTTAGAATTAGTTTTATTTTTGCTTTGATTTTATTAGGTGTAATATTATTTTATATAGGTCAACAACATAAGGTTTTTGTAGATAATAAATCTTTCAAGGATTATAAATATATTAACGATACACTAATAGTTAAAGTAGATGATATAGAATTAAAATTAAGAAAAAATTCTAGAAAAGTTGCAAATGTTGTCGGCCCTAAACATAAAATTACCTTTGAATATAACGGTCAAGTAATAGAAAAAGAGTTTAAAATACCTATTAATCAAAACGCGATTATTAACATTCCAGCTTTAATTAATGGAGATGAAGATTATATTTCGTACGATAGCATGAGAAAATAA